The genomic stretch TGCCGCATGAGGACGGTCAGCCGCACGGCCGCTTCACCGCATGCGCGAGCCGCGACCGCGAGGCGAGCTCGCCCAGGCCGGCCGACAGCTGGGCGAGCCGCTCGGGTACCAGCCGGTGGTAGGTGTAGCGCCCCGCCTGCTCGCTGGCGACCAGGCCCGCGTCACGGAGGACACGCAGGTGGTTGGAGACGTTGGTCTGGGTGGCGGCAAGTTCCTCCACCAGGTGACAGGTGCACAGCTGCTCGCGGGCCAGCAGGCCGACGATCCGCTGGCGCAGGGGGTCGGCGAGCGCGCGAAGCACCGCCCCATCCATCAGTGGCGCCTGATCA from Blastococcus sp. PRF04-17 encodes the following:
- a CDS encoding ArsR/SmtB family transcription factor, which translates into the protein MLRALADPLRQRIVGLLAREQLCTCHLVEELAATQTNVSNHLRVLRDAGLVASEQAGRYTYHRLVPERLAQLSAGLGELASRSRLAHAVKRPCG